Within the Pseudomonas putida genome, the region GCGTCGACTATGACGGTGCATCGCTGGAGATCGGCTTCAACGTCAGTTACCTGCTGGACGTCTTGGGTGTGATGACAACCGAACAGGTTCGCCTGATTCTCTCCGATTCCAATAGCAGTGCTCTGCTGCAAGAAGCAGGCAATGACGACTCGTCTTATGTTGTCATGCCAATGCGCCTGTAACCTGTAGCAGGCCAGATGTCCCTTCGACGTATCATGGTCACCGCGGTGCGCAACCTGCACCCGGTGACCCTCTCACCCTCCCCCCGCATCAATATCCTCTACGGCGCAAACGGCAGCGGCAAGACCAGTGTGCTTGAAGCGGTGCATTTGCTCGGCTTGGCCAGGTCGTTCCGCAGTACCCGACTGAACCCGGTCATTCAGTACGAGCAGGCAGCGTGTACGGTTTTTGGCGAAGTGCAGTCAGGCCAAGGCGGCATCAGCAACCTGGGTGTGTCGCGCGAGCGCGGGGGCGATTTCACTATCCGTATTGATGGGCAGAATGCCAAGAGCGCTGCGCAGCTCGCAGAATTGCTGCCCCTGCAGCTCATCAACCCAGACAGTTTCAGGTTGCTTGAAGGCGCACCGAAGATCCGCCGCCAGTTTCTCGATTGGGGAGTGTTCCACGTGGAACCTCGCTTCATGCCCGCGTGGCAGCGTCTGCAGAAGGCGTTGCGGCAGCGGAACTCATGGTTGCGGCATGGTACACTTGACCCAGCTTCGCAAGCCGCCTGGGACCGGGAATTGTGCCTGGCCAGTGCGGAAATAGATGAATACCGTCGCAACTATATCAAGGCCTTG harbors:
- the recF gene encoding DNA replication/repair protein RecF (All proteins in this family for which functions are known are DNA-binding proteins that assist the filamentation of RecA onto DNA for the initiation of recombination or recombinational repair.) — protein: MSLRRIMVTAVRNLHPVTLSPSPRINILYGANGSGKTSVLEAVHLLGLARSFRSTRLNPVIQYEQAACTVFGEVQSGQGGISNLGVSRERGGDFTIRIDGQNAKSAAQLAELLPLQLINPDSFRLLEGAPKIRRQFLDWGVFHVEPRFMPAWQRLQKALRQRNSWLRHGTLDPASQAAWDRELCLASAEIDEYRRNYIKALKLVFEQTLSELVELDGLTLSYYRGWDKDRELNEVLASSLLRDQQMGHTQAGPQRADLRLRLAANNAADILSRGQQKLVVCALRIAQGHLVSQARRGHCIYLVDDLPSELDDQHRRALCRLLEELRCQVFITCVDQELLREGWQTETPVALFHVEQGRITQTHDHRE